ATTTAACGTATTGCAGCTCGCTTTACGAGTTCGCAGTCATTTAAATAGATTGCCCATAAAGTATTTTTTATCTCAAATATTTTGTTAAGGACCCATAAAGCAGGAATGAAAGGTGCCAAGCAAGTAAAAACACAGGAGACATAGCAGATGAAATGTGAACAATTGTTTATTGAGTGACAATGTAAATGAATGTGTTCAGATACGTACAAATGCAGATAACAGCAAGATATTTGCACAGCGATTTCGATGCAATAAAAATCCCCAAAGCGAAAATAATGGACGTAGTGTTTGAAATTCTGACTTCAATTCATACGTGTTTTAGTGTATTTGGTTTAAATCATTCCATTCCTCTGGTGCTAATTCGGTAGTCTTGGAAACTACCGTACCGTGAAAAAAAATGTTCCTTGGAACCCACCCGATGTCAAAGTAAGGTCATATTCTAAAATGTATCTGAATTATACTCTCGCCTAGTTGAATATTGTCTGATACTCGCACGCTCATATTAATATTCACAAAATTGAACATCACGTTTAAATGCCTCGCCTTCTGTATGGTATATGAGATGGAAGGTTTACCCTGTAGAATCATTTTTTAGTTAAATGTCCTGCAGAATTACTTTCAGGTTCCTTTTCAGAGTGAATCACGCCCCGTTTTTCTTAAATTGTCATTTCTCCAAGTACATAGCGTTCGCGGTATTTTGTTTCCACAATTAGATGATCTTTAGTTATGAATTAAGAAAACGCATGCAGTGTCTCCAGATATTTTGTGTGCTAACGTGATTAACGGTTTTTTTTCCGCAGAGATCATCGATCATAAAATTCTCTACCATTTCAATCTGTCCTCCATCCAAGATTCCGAGTTGATTTTGGCGGCGACTTTTCACATTTTCACGCAGAAACGTTGGAGAAACAGGCCCGTATTTTGCAAACGCTCCAAAGACTCCCCGTGCCCCTTCCTCCATCCTTACAAGGCGCACCCGGTCCACTTGACCTTCAGAAGCCGATCCCCCACCTCACCTTTCGGGAAGTTACTTGGGAACCTGAGCGTCACGCCCCACCGCCGGGGTACTTGGTGCCTGAACGACATCACTCACATTGTAAAGGAAGCTAGAAGAGCAGACGGATTAATAGTCACCGCCCAAATGGACTCTGCAGACAAAATTCCCAACCCAACCCCATCCAGCAATCTACCCTACATCTTGGTTTACGCCAACGATTTGGCCATTTCCGAGCCCAACAGTGTGGGGCTCACTTTGCAACGGTACGGGCCCTTCCCGCCCAGCGAGGAAGAGTCGACACAGTCTCCTAACGCCTCCCGGGACTCCCGAGTAAGAAGAGAAACCtacttctcctccccctccctcgagAACAACGAGCTCCCCGAGGTAGAGTACCACCATTATAATAAGCATCATCTCTGGGGCGAAACCTACCGGCCCCTCAAACCCAAGGTGCCTCgcaaggagaggaggaggaaggacCCCAATCACGGCAAGCAACTTGTCAGGTCGCAAGT
The DNA window shown above is from Mobula hypostoma chromosome 18, sMobHyp1.1, whole genome shotgun sequence and carries:
- the LOC134358186 gene encoding growth/differentiation factor 10-like: MACFWPEHGFLFQVLASLAFASVRARGEGAGDTSLGASKLHPSHPSHISALGRASQDMVAVHMLKLYDKYNREGNRPRDGNTVRSFKATEEIIDHKILYHFNLSSIQDSELILAATFHIFTQKRWRNRPVFCKRSKDSPCPFLHPYKAHPVHLTFRSRSPTSPFGKLLGNLSVTPHRRGTWCLNDITHIVKEARRADGLIVTAQMDSADKIPNPTPSSNLPYILVYANDLAISEPNSVGLTLQRYGPFPPSEEESTQSPNASRDSRVRRETYFSSPSLENNELPEVEYHHYNKHHLWGETYRPLKPKVPRKERRRKDPNHGKQLVRSQVLSFDEKTMRKARRRQWNEPRTCSRRYLKVDFADIGWSEWIISPKSFDAFYCAGACVFPMPKVVRPSNHATIQSIVKAVGIIPGIPEPCCVPDKMNALSVLFFDENKNVVLKVYPNMSVETCACR